The sequence CGGAATCAGTAATGAGGACGGCCTTGGTGCGGCGGCCGCTGGTCATATCCACCAGCAGGCCCTTCTCCCGGGCCTCCTGGATGAGACGCCGGGTTGGGGCAGAATTTGATGGGGTGAGGGCCACCAGGCGGTTAAT comes from Chloroflexota bacterium and encodes:
- a CDS encoding DUF370 domain-containing protein, which encodes MATELVHIGFGNILAINRLVALTPSNSAPTRRLIQEAREKGLLVDMTSGRRTKAVLITDSGHVILAALTAETIAGRFLSRQPAEEGKG